The genomic segment GCGACCACCCTCTATGAGGCCGCCTTCCGGTTCGATGATGTTTTCGTAAAGGTGGATATCCTCAATAAAGGCAAAGACGGGTGGGACATCTACGAGGTAAAAAGCTCGACCTCGATCAAGGACGTCTATGTCCCCGACGCCGCCGTCCAATACTACGTGGTGAAAGGCTCCGGTCTCCCTGTCTCCAGGGTATTCCTGGTCCACATCAATAACCAGTATGTGAGGGAAGGGGAGATCGAGGTTGAGAAGCTCTTTACCGTCAATGATGTAACCCGCGAGGTCCAGCAGATGCAAAACACCATCGAGGGGGAACTGGACACCCAGAAGACCATGCTCCGCGGCGACATGCCGCAGATAGATATCGGCCCTTACTGTACAGACCCCTACGACTGCGACTTCATAGGACACTGCTGGGGCCACATCCCGAAGGATTCGGTATTCACCATCAGGGGCAGTAAGAGCTTACCCTTTACGCTCTATAACCGCAACATCATAGAGCTCAGGGATGTGCCGCTCCACATGCTCTCGGCAAATCAGAAGCTCCAGGTAGAGGCAACGCTCGAAAAGAAGATCATCATATCAAAGGAAGCCATCAGGGACTTCCTCGGTTCCCTCTGGTATCCGCTCTACTTCCTTGATTTCGAGACCTTCGGCGCCCCCATCCCGTTTTTCGATGGGACCAGGCCATACCAGCAGGTGCCGTTCCAGTACTCGCTCCACTACCTGGAAGATGAAGATGCGAACGTAAAGCACCACGAGTACCTCGCGGTCCCGAAGATCGACCCGAGGGAGGAGCTCACCAAAAAGCTCGTCAGCGAGATCCCCCACAACGCCTGTGTCCTTGCCTATTACGCAGGGTTCGAGGCAGGTGTGTTGCAGGGTCTTGCCGGATGGCTCCCGAAATATCAGGATGATATCGACACCATACTGAATAACTTAAGAGACCTCGCTGTCCCTTTTCAGAAGAAGGTCCTCTATCACTGGCAGTTCAACGGTTCCTATTCCCTGAAGTATGTCCTCCCGGCGCTTGTCCCGGACTTAAGCTATAAAGACATGGAGATACAGGACGGAGATATGGCGATGCAGGCATATTTCAGGATGCAGGAATCCAGCGACCCGAGAGAGATCAAACAACTCCGCGACGCCCTCCTCGCGTATTGCAGCCTCGATACACTGGGGATGGTAAGGATCATAGAGAGATTGAAGGAAATGGCCGATCGCTGAATATCAAAAGTTCAAATTCTTATCTAATCATTGACATTATCGGGTTTGCGGTTCACAATTGTGTTCAGACAGGACAATAGTTGCTATAGATACCAAAGGCCTGGGTTGCAATGGACGTCGAAGAGATCATAAAATCAATGGAAGCATCGATAACAGAAGAGGACAGGGAGATCCTTGTCGATATTGAAGACAAGATTCTCAGCACCCTGCGTTTTGGTTTCAATCCGGAGGTTCTGGAAATACTTGACGACGCGGAAGCGCGCCCAGGGGAGATAGAATCCATAAAGAACAAGTTACAACAGAACATTGTCTTGAGACTTTACGGAATAGGAAACTCTGCGTACTTTTCGAAGCTCCGCAGGGGAAACGTATCTTCTTTTCTTGAAGTAGTAATGCGTCTGGGCGTTGACCAAACAAAGACATACATCATCATGTTTGCAATGCTTGAGCTTGCAAAGAGCGTCCATGGAAAGAAACTTCTTGCAAAGAGCATAGCTACATCTGTTATGGCAAACATTTTGGCCGACAGGTTCAATTTTTTGGACGATAGTATACACAAGGCCGAACTTGCGGGACTGATCCGGGAGATAGGCAGGCTCATAGTCCTCATATACCAGGAGCAGGAAGAAGAGAACAGATTAAAGGATGATTTTTCGGACAGGTTTAATACCTATCTCAGCCTGAAGGTAATCCGGCATTTTAACTTGCCGGACTATCTCAACAGCATACTCCTTGATGACACCATCTCGTTTGATGAGGAGTCTTTCTCTGTCTCAGCGGTGGTCAATATGGCACACCTGCTGGTATCGCACAGTTTTAACATAAAGGGCAAACTATTGCTTAAAATCCCACCGCCGGACCGTGATGGTGTTTACGTAAACCACTACGGTGAAATGATCAAGGAGCGATTCGGGGCTATCGGCCTCGGTGAGTACGTCGAAATCATCGAAGCCCTTACAGAAGCGTAAAAAGCCTTTTTGCCGGAACTATAAACACCCTTTAAACTATATTGTTGTTATCTTGTATGTTGTCTTTCCACTGTCAGCAGTCAGCTTTCAGTAGTCAGCAATCAGCTTGTCGGCTTGATGGCCTGCCGGCCTGATAGCTGACTGCTAATCGCTTAAAAAAAGTTTGTATTTTTAATTTCATAGGGGTTAGAATGGAATCAAAGAGCAGGTTGAGGTGAAGGCTGAGGCTAAGCAGTTTCTCCTATGCCTTGTGTTTTTGCAGTTGCCATGAGCTATCAACTATGAGCTTACATTGGTGGGGTAATTTCAATAAAGATCAGATTCAGGTTAAACAGTTTCTCTCGTTATGAACAAGATGAGCGCCACACATATCAGAACCGATGAACCCGATGGTAAACGGAAATCGAAAAAGATCACCCCTTTTGACATGATCAGGGCAGCATCCACTATCGTTGTTTTCGGTATCCCTTTGATAGCCGGCACTGCCGCCGTACTGGGTTATGGGGCATACAAGGCATTTCAGAAGCTAAAGAGATGAAAGTCTACTTCGCACATCCATGTTTTGACGATACACAAAAAGGGTTTAAAACAGAGTTTCTCAATAAGCTCTCTTCCGCTTTAACCCATAGAAATGACATTCTCATCGTTGACCCCTTTGATCATACCCCAAACATAGAGGGGGATATAGAAACAAAGTTGAAGATGGCGGAGAACGTCAAGATCGGGTGCATACGGCTCCTTGAAGAATGTGACATCGTTGTTGCCCTCGTTGACGGCAATGACACAGGTGTTGCCTTCGAAGCAGGATATGCCCATGCAGTCAATAAACCGGTGATATTGATTTCTCAACAAAGCTGTTCGGCGGCAAACGCCATGTTGATCGGGGCGGCCAGGATAATGGTTGATAATGTCCTGGAAAGAGAACAGATAGAGAAACTGGCGGGTATGCTGGAATGGTTCGATGCAACAATTAGTAAATATCCCGGGAAACCGCGGAATAATTGAATTGAAGATGTGACCCGATATTCTTTATGAATGTTTACTCGAAGGGGGTTCGCCATGCGATATAATAAATTGGGTTTATTTGTTTTTGCTCTTGGCATCCTGGCATTCCTGGGTTCGTTAATGCTTACCTGGATCGGTTTTTTTATATGGCCGGGGTTGCAGCAATTGATGATGAGTGATCTGATCGGCGGTTTCCTGACCCCAACGGGCGCTGTATTGATCGTCATCGGTGGATTAATGAACGGCTTGAAAGATAAGGAGGCAATAAAATGAACTTTCCTTCCAGTTATCCTGTCTGGATATGGCTTTACTTTGGAGCTTTTGGATCCATCAGTGCGGTATTGTTCTCTTTGATCGCATGGAGCTGGTTTAAAAGCCGTTTATTTGCAAGGGGGCAACTTCGCTCCGTTATCACGTGGAATATGTTTGGGTATATGTTCCTCTTTATCGGAGCCTATTTTGCCTGTGGTATCGGCGGCACACCGGGTGGTAATCTGCTCAGCCCCGACGTCACGATACATAACATCCAGAAGGGCACAACATCAGCTGTCCTGTCAATGTTCTTTTCGGTGCCTGGATGGGCCTGCATTTTCATTGGTCAGCGAGGGCTTCTGAAATTTTTACAGCAGGCTTAGGATCCTGGCCGCAGCTTACAATATCAATACGAACTCATTCGCCATCAACCATCAGCCTTCAGCATTTTCCTTGTTGTCATTGCGAGCGCAGCGTGGCGCAGTGTCATTGCGAGCGTAGCGTGGCAATCTCATTCAATAGATCTATACCCCTGGATCGCCACGTCGTTTCACTCCTCGCGATGACAATAAATAAGGAACGTTGACCCCAGACGTGCTGACCCCAAACGTGTGAAATGTTTAAAACCTTTTACCTTTAACCTTTCACAATATTAGCCGATACCCTTGACAACATCGAATATGTAGTGTATTGTAATACAGCAGGAGGTCAGGAACATGAGGTCAGTATTATCTGTAAGCCTGCCCGAACAGATGGCGGAAGAACTCGATGCCTTTGCCAGGGCCACCGGAAGGAACAAGAGCGACATCGTGAAAGAATCATTGAGCATCTTCCTCTGGGAGACACGGTTTAAGGAGATCAGGAAGCGTTTGGTTAAAAAGGCGAAGGCAGCAAAGGTGATCACCGAGGAAGATGTCTTCAAGGCAATCTCGTGAAAGCGGTTTTCGACACGAATGTCCTCATAGCCGCCTTTCTCACGGAGGGGGTCTGCTCAAAACTCCTCACAAGGGCGCGTAAGGGTGAGTGTGATCTTATCCTGAGCAATGACATTATCCGGGAGTTCGAAAAGGTGCTCCGTAAAAAATTCGCATTGTCGCGGCAGGAGATACCCGATGTCCGCGCTATCCTGACAGAAGCGACGAAAGCAATGATCCGGCAGGTAAGCCCGATAGAACCCATCTGCAGGGACGGGGACGACAACAAGATCCTTGCCTGCGCGCTCGCGGCTGATGCCGATCATCTTGTGACCGGCGACGAAGACCTGCTCGTAATGAAGAAATACGGTAAGACCAGGATAATATCCCCGAAGGAATTTGAGGGCCTTTTTGCCGATTAAATAATACCTCCCATTGCTGTCGGATGAGGTATTGGCGGCTAAGAGCAATAAAAGGAAGGTATTAAGAGATAAAAAATGGAAGATGCCGGGTTACGTCGAATATACAGGAGATTGCAAAGATATTTAGCAGACCCGCGGGAGCTTTTCCTCGTCCAGTCGATTGAGACGCAAACGCTCCTGGCCTGCGAAGGGAATGCCGTCATCGGGCGATACGACGCCTCCACCTCCCGTTTTGGCTGTGGTATCCGGGAGGGTTCCTTCAAGACACCTCCCGGCATTCATCGGATCAGGGAAAAGATCGGATCGGGTGCCCCTGCAGGACGCATCTTCAAAGAACGTATGGACACGGGTATGAATTGGGATCAAGGCTTGACCGGAGATAATCTGATACTTACCCGCATTCTGCGGCTGGAAGGCCTGGAAGAGGGGATCAACAAGGGCGATGGTGTGGATTCCTATGAGCGCTGCATATACATCCACGGCACCAACCGGGAGGATCTGGTGGGTACACCCTTGTCGCACGGATGCATAGCGTTGAGAAATCAGGATATCCTCCGCCTCTTTGAGATCGTCAGGGAAGGCACG from the Syntrophorhabdaceae bacterium genome contains:
- a CDS encoding nucleoside 2-deoxyribosyltransferase; this translates as MKVYFAHPCFDDTQKGFKTEFLNKLSSALTHRNDILIVDPFDHTPNIEGDIETKLKMAENVKIGCIRLLEECDIVVALVDGNDTGVAFEAGYAHAVNKPVILISQQSCSAANAMLIGAARIMVDNVLEREQIEKLAGMLEWFDATISKYPGKPRNN
- a CDS encoding DUF2779 domain-containing protein; the encoded protein is MNNDLYLSKSLFIRGLQCHKSLYLHKHHPELKDETPPSRQALFQSGSAVGIVAQDLFPGGTTIPYDHDTYDRQVALTQEAINQGATTLYEAAFRFDDVFVKVDILNKGKDGWDIYEVKSSTSIKDVYVPDAAVQYYVVKGSGLPVSRVFLVHINNQYVREGEIEVEKLFTVNDVTREVQQMQNTIEGELDTQKTMLRGDMPQIDIGPYCTDPYDCDFIGHCWGHIPKDSVFTIRGSKSLPFTLYNRNIIELRDVPLHMLSANQKLQVEATLEKKIIISKEAIRDFLGSLWYPLYFLDFETFGAPIPFFDGTRPYQQVPFQYSLHYLEDEDANVKHHEYLAVPKIDPREELTKKLVSEIPHNACVLAYYAGFEAGVLQGLAGWLPKYQDDIDTILNNLRDLAVPFQKKVLYHWQFNGSYSLKYVLPALVPDLSYKDMEIQDGDMAMQAYFRMQESSDPREIKQLRDALLAYCSLDTLGMVRIIERLKEMADR
- a CDS encoding HDOD domain-containing protein, with protein sequence MEASITEEDREILVDIEDKILSTLRFGFNPEVLEILDDAEARPGEIESIKNKLQQNIVLRLYGIGNSAYFSKLRRGNVSSFLEVVMRLGVDQTKTYIIMFAMLELAKSVHGKKLLAKSIATSVMANILADRFNFLDDSIHKAELAGLIREIGRLIVLIYQEQEEENRLKDDFSDRFNTYLSLKVIRHFNLPDYLNSILLDDTISFDEESFSVSAVVNMAHLLVSHSFNIKGKLLLKIPPPDRDGVYVNHYGEMIKERFGAIGLGEYVEIIEALTEA
- a CDS encoding ribbon-helix-helix protein, CopG family, yielding MRSVLSVSLPEQMAEELDAFARATGRNKSDIVKESLSIFLWETRFKEIRKRLVKKAKAAKVITEEDVFKAIS
- a CDS encoding putative toxin-antitoxin system toxin component, PIN family; this encodes MKAVFDTNVLIAAFLTEGVCSKLLTRARKGECDLILSNDIIREFEKVLRKKFALSRQEIPDVRAILTEATKAMIRQVSPIEPICRDGDDNKILACALAADADHLVTGDEDLLVMKKYGKTRIISPKEFEGLFAD